The genomic interval TCGCCGCCAGGCTCCCAAACTAATTCCAATCAGACCCCACCCAATGATCCACAGGTACTCCCAACCATCGGACCAAACCTGAATCAGGGGACGGCCATCCAGCGCCGCGCTGACAATTTGGCTGGTTGCATGGGCATGCATATCGACCCCATAGACCAGCCCTGCTCTGGCAGTGGGAGTAGCGTCTGAGGTTACTTCATCCTTGGCGCTCCTGGCTCTGACGCCAACCAGAACGATGCGATCGCGAATCCAGTCTGGATCAATCCTGCCCGCCATCATCTGCCGGAAGCTGAGAATGCGAAATGGATGCAGCCCGCTGCGAACATTCAACAGCGTCTGCACGCCCCCTGCATCCTCACCCACATAACTCCCCGTATTGGGCTGAAAGCGTGGCAGTTCAGCTATTCCAAACCGCATTGCTTGAAGATCATCAATCCCGTTGTCTAGCGGCAGATGCTTCCTTGCCAGATACCGTTCGGCTAAACGAATTGCTAACGAAAATCGAAATTCGTTTTGGGCATTGGGTGTACCCAACAAAATGCGACGTTGCCGATAATCAATCGGATCGACAACCACATCTGCAAAGCCGACCTGTTCAGCGGGTAGCTCTGGGGGAGCCTTAAAGGTTGTGCCCTCCTCAGAAGGCACGGATTGCTCTACTCCAATCAAATTTTTGCTAGAACGATACACTGCCACCAGATCCGCATGCCCTGGCTCGTAGGGCACATCCCGGACTAAATCCAGCCCGATCGCCACAGGCTGGTAGGTCTGGATTTTTTTTACCAGGGCTGCCAGGTCGCGATCGGGAATTGGATATCTGCCCACCTGTTGAATGTCCTGATCATCAATGCTGATGATCACAATTCGCTCATCGATCGGTTCCGGCGGGCGAAGACGCAGAAAGGTATCGAAGGCCTGTAATTCCCAAACTTGCAGCAATCCCGTGAGGCGGGCAAGCACAACCGTGGTTGTTACCGCAAGTCCCGGTATTAAACCAACTCGCCACA from Kovacikia minuta CCNUW1 carries:
- a CDS encoding sensor histidine kinase is translated as MKLNFWKTIKSEASVWRVGLIPGLAVTTTVVLARLTGLLQVWELQAFDTFLRLRPPEPIDERIVIISIDDQDIQQVGRYPIPDRDLAALVKKIQTYQPVAIGLDLVRDVPYEPGHADLVAVYRSSKNLIGVEQSVPSEEGTTFKAPPELPAEQVGFADVVVDPIDYRQRRILLGTPNAQNEFRFSLAIRLAERYLARKHLPLDNGIDDLQAMRFGIAELPRFQPNTGSYVGEDAGGVQTLLNVRSGLHPFRILSFRQMMAGRIDPDWIRDRIVLVGVRARSAKDEVTSDATPTARAGLVYGVDMHAHATSQIVSAALDGRPLIQVWSDGWEYLWIIGWGLIGISLGAWRRSVWKSLGLLILISAGLMAGCYLLLLAGWWVPVVPALLVLLLNGAGPAAIAIYHYEQDLRNRLKERQLVIERTFNTIHNGPLQTLAGMLKDAEIKDLPNLMDLHHLNQELRAVYEMMRQEGINQGNRLHVNATLHVDFQAPLHEILHEVYRNTMERDFPGFKTIKFTVVKFEPLNTRRLNLEQKQRLCQFLEEALCNVGRHASNVTRLNVICTQEGKQQVIRVADNGSSNPQLIFNQPPGKAASGFGTQQAKKLAKMLGGKFRRYPNDPQGTVCELTWSATRFWFW